The following coding sequences lie in one Saccharomyces mikatae IFO 1815 strain IFO1815 genome assembly, chromosome: 10 genomic window:
- the OPT1 gene encoding oligopeptide transporter OPT1 (similar to Saccharomyces cerevisiae OPT1 (YJL212C)), giving the protein MSTIYRESDSVKSEASLSPATVPIYIKVEDEKKNSFVKSTEEDVNNLTATTDEEDRDPESQKFDRHSIQEEGLVWKGDPTYLPNSPYPEVRAAVSIEDDPTIRLNHWRTWFLTTIFVVVFAGVNQFFSLRYPSLEINFLVAQVVCYPIGKVLALLPDWKCARVPFFDLNPGPFTKKEHAVVTIAVALTSSTAYAMYILNAQGSFYNMKLNVGYQFLLVWTSQMIGYGAAGLTRRWVVNPASSIWPQTLISVSLFDSLHSRKIEKTVANGWTMPRYKFFLIVLIGSFVWYWVPGFLFTGLSYFNVILWGSKTRHNFIANTIFGTQSGLGALPITFDYTQVSQAMSGSVFATPFYVSANTYASVLIFFVIVLPCLYFTNTWYAKYMPVISGSTYDNTQHKYNVTKILNEDFSINLEKYKEYSPVFVPFSYLLSYALNFAAVIAVFVHCFLYHGKDIVAKFKDRKNGGTDIHMRIYSKNYKDCPDWWYLALQLVMIGLGFVAVCCFDTKFPAWAFVIAILISLVNFIPQGILEAMTNQHVGLNIITELICGYMLPLRPMANLLFKLYGFIVMRQGLNLSRDLKLAMYMKVSPRLIFAVQIYATIISGMVNVGVQEWMMHNIDGLCTSDQPNGFTCANGRTVFNASIIWSLPKYLFSSGRIYSPLMWFFLIGLLFPLVVYAVQWKFPNFKFAKHIHTPVFFTGPGNIPPSTPYNYSLFFAMSFCLNIIRKRWRAWFNKYNFVMGAGVEAGVAISVVIIFLCVQYPGAKLSWWGNNVWKRTYDNDYKKFYTLKKGETFGYDKWW; this is encoded by the coding sequence ATGAGTACCATTTATAGGGAAAGCGACTCGGTAAAGTCGGAGGCCTCGCTATCGCCAGCCACCGTCCCCATCTATATCAAGGtggaagatgaaaagaaaaactcaTTCGTTAAGAGTACTGAGGAGGATGTCAACAATCTCACTGCGACTACTGACGAGGAGGACCGTGATCCGGAAAGCCAAAAATTCGACCGCCATTCCATTCAAGAGGAAGGTCTTGTTTGGAAGGGCGATCCTACGTACTTGCCTAATTCTCCATATCCCGAAGTGAGAGCAGCAGTATCCATCGAGGATGACCCTACCATCCGCCTCAATCACTGGAGGACTTGGTTCTTAACCACGATATTTGTGGTAGTTTTTGCCGGTGTCAATCAGTTCTTTTCCTTGAGATATCCATCTTTAGAGATCAACTTCCTTGTCGCACAGGTTGTTTGCTATCCAATAGGTAAGGTTCTGGCTCTCTTGCCCGACTGGAAGTGTGCCAGAGTACCattctttgatttgaacCCGGGACCATTCACTAAAAAGGAACACGCCGTAGTCACCATTGCCGTGGCGCTCACTTCTTCCACTGCATATGCTATGTACATTTTGAACGCTCAAGGAAGTTTCTACAATATGAAGCTAAACGTCGGATATCAGTTCTTGTTGGTTTGGACATCTCAGATGATTGGTTATGGTGCTGCAGGTCTGACGAGAAGATGGGTCGTCAACCCTGCAAGCTCCATTTGGCCTCAAACTCTAATTTCAGTGTCATTATTCGATTCGTTGCACTCAAGAAAAATCGAAAAGACAGTTGCAAACGGTTGGACGATGCCCCGgtacaaattttttttgattgtaCTTATCGGATCCTTTGTTTGGTATTGGGTACCGGGATTCCTCTTTACTGGTCTGTCCTACTTTAATGTCATTCTATGGGGGTCCAAAACGAGGCACAATTTCATCGCCAACACAATCTTCGGCACCCAAAGTGGACTTGGTGCGCTGCCGATTACATTCGACTACACTCAAGTCTCCCAGGCCATGTCCGGTTCTGTTTTTGCGACACCATTCTATGTCTCCGCCAATACCTATGCATCAGTgttaattttctttgtcataGTCCTACCATGTCTTTATTTCACCAATACTTGGTATGCCAAATACATGCCCGTCATTTCAGGCTCCACTTATGACAATACGCAACATAAATACAACGTGACCAAAATTCTAAATGAGGATTTTTCCATCAACCTCGAAAAATATAAGGAATACTCGCCAGTATTTGTTCCTTTCTCGTATCTATTATCTTACGCTTTGAATTTTGCCGCCGTTATCGCTGTTTTTGTCCACTGCTTCTTATACCATGGTAAAGATATTGTTGCCAAATTTAAAGATCGTAAAAATGGTGGCACTGACATTCACATGAGAATCTACTCTAAAAATTATAAGGACTGTCCCGATTGGTGGTATTTGGCCTTACAGCTCGTTATGATCGGCTTAGGTTTCGTGGCAGTATGTTGTTTCGATACTAAGTTCCCAGCTTGGGCATTTGTCATTGCCATACTAATTTCCCTCGTAAATTTCATTCCACAAGGTATCTTGGAGGCAATGACTAATCAACACGTTGGTTTGAATATTATTACTGAATTGATCTGCGGTTACATGCTGCCTTTAAGACCGATGGCAAACTTATTATTCAAACTGTACGGATTCATCGTCATGAGACAAGGTTTAAACTTGAGTAGAGATTTGAAGTTGGCTATGTACATGAAGGTTTCACCCCGTTTGATCTTTGCAGTTCAAATATATGCCACTATCATATCTGGTATGGTTAATGTTGGTGTCCAGGAATGGATGATGCATAATATCGACGGTTTATGTACCTCAGATCAGCCAAATGGCTTCACTTGTGCAAATGGTCGTACGGTTTTCAACGCCTCTATTATCTGGTCTTTGCCAAAGTACCTTTTCTCATCAGGCCGTATCTATAGTCCACTAATGTGGTTCTTTTTGATTGGTTTATTATTCCCACTGGTCGTTTATGCTGTTCAATGGAAATTCCCTAACTTCAAATTCGCTAAGCACATTCATACACCCGTGTTTTTCACAGGTCCAGGTAATATCCCACCAAGCACACCTTACAACTactcattattttttgcaatGTCGTTTTGCCTAAACATTATAAGGAAAAGGTGGAGAGCTTGGTTCAATAAGTACAATTTTGTAATGGGAGCTGGTGTTGAAGCAGGTGTGGCAATTTCAGTCGTCATTATCTTTTTGTGTGTACAATATCCTGGTGCCAAACTCAGCTGGTGGGGGAACAACGTTTGGAAAAGAACGTACGATAATgattataaaaaattttacaCCTTGAAGAAAGGTGAGACATTTGGTTATGATAAATGGTGGTAA
- the SMKI10G0110 gene encoding uncharacterized protein (similar to Saccharomyces cerevisiae YJL213W) — MATSNIDVNEGMDKSLADLVAPWRPKPLQKYCISNTNLIDVVSGTSNSGAYIFIENGIISKVEFSSEKPVAIDEDTFEIIDGTDKYVTPGLIDSHVHIASVAGEADLTKLMLMPKSVILLRIRYTLEAALARGFTTVRDCGGAEGFLKAEILQGTLNGPRLITCGHAISQTGGHGDLRSGALPGSAFDSCSCHFGQVGVIADGVPECYKAAREEFRRGADFIKIMGGGGVASPTDKISNKQYCNDEIKAFVDVANGYHTYVTAHAYTPEAIQNCVKLGVKGIEHGNLLDEPTAELMAEYDCYLTPTLVTYKVMGSDQFGAFLGPENSKKNAEVLYKGIDALKIAQRKNVKICFGSDLLGPLYGYQTQEFCIRGKVQSAQEVLLSATVTPAEMNGLGDKLGQIKPGFIADLLMMKSNPLDDITVLDKPETNLILVMKGGRKY, encoded by the coding sequence ATGGCAACTTCAAATATCGATGTAAACGAAGGAATGGACAAGTCCCTGGCAGATCTGGTAGCACCATGGCGTCCAAAGCCACTCCAGAAGTACTGTATAAGCAACACTAATTTGATAGACGTGGTGAGTGGTACCAGTAATTCTGGTGCTTATATCTTCATAGAAAATGGTATCATTTCGAAGGTTGAATTTAGTTCTGAAAAGCCAGTGGCTATTGACGAAGACActtttgaaataattgACGGCACCGATAAGTATGTAACACCAGGGTTGATTGATAGTCATGTCCACATTGCGTCAGTTGCCGGGGAAGCCGACTTAACCAAGCTAATGTTGATGCCAAAGTCTGTCATATTACTCAGAATAAGATACACTTTAGAAGCCGCTTTGGCAAGAGGTTTTACAACAGTAAGAGATTGTGGAGGTGCAGAAGGTTTTTTGAAGGCAGAAATACTTCAAGGTACTCTGAATGGCCCCAGATTAATAACATGTGGGCATGCCATTTCCCAAACTGGTGGCCATGGTGACCTAAGATCCGGTGCCCTACCTGGAAGTGCCTTTGACAGCTGTTCATGCCACTTTGGCCAGGTTGGTGTTATTGCGGATGGTGTTCCCGAATGTTATAAAGCAGCTAGAGAAGAATTTAGAAGGGGCGCAGACTTTATCAAGATCATGGGTGGTGGAGGTGTAGCATCTCCTACTGACAAAATATCAAACAAACAATATTGtaatgatgaaataaaaGCGTTCGTAGATGTTGCAAACGGTTACCATACATACGTAACAGCACACGCTTATACTCCAGAAGCTATACAAAACTGTGTTAAATTGGGTGTTAAGGGTATTGAGCACGGAAACTTACTAGATGAGCCTACTGCGGAACTTATGGCAGAATACGATTGCTACTTGACTCCAACCCTGGTAACCTATAAAGTGATGGGTTCAGATCAATTTGGCGCATTCCTGGGACCAGAGAATAGTAAGAAAAATGCAGAAGTGCTTTACAAAGGAATTGATGCATTGAAAATTgcccaaagaaaaaatgtaaaaatttgttttgGGTCAGATTTATTAGGCCCTCTATATGGTTATCAAACACAAGAGTTTTGTATTAGAGGGAAGGTTCAAAGCGCCCAAGAAGTTTTACTTTCGGCCACAGTGACACCTGCAGAGATGAACGGATTGGGTGATAAATTGGGACAAATTAAACCGGGCTTCATTGCGGACTTACTGATGATGAAGTCAAATCCATTAGACGATATAACAGTCTTAGATAAACCAGAGACTAATTTAATTCTTGTGATGAAAGgtggaagaaaatactgA
- the PEX2 gene encoding ubiquitin-protein ligase peroxin 2 (similar to Saccharomyces cerevisiae PEX2 (YJL210W); ancestral locus Anc_1.124) yields the protein MTRVAQLDSLALDKELYGQFWSEFNAVFNTDGHKEEWELVVNSLVFVCATRFLPQCDSSSTYGSALSGVAFRCRKRTLYVVTILARYVWKKITHAVFNGSHGGDQVVWLKLYKWLELLYRGCDVSNFLRFLTADGADTRSFLSPLYRVFNVYSTRLVGDGPAGISDFYSNSVFAGLEFQNRQLLWNALLELFSKTLLTKRGLLPFARRPPRPRSGATFKTVCPHCESFPTNPYQIACCRANYCYVCVVKALEWSMCDACGASGALTAKSVY from the coding sequence ATGACTCGAGTTGCGCAGCTCGACTCTTTAGCGCTTGATAAAGAACTGTATGGACAATTCTGGTCTGAATTCAATGCGGTGTTCAACACGGATGGGCACAAGGAAGAATGGGAGCTGGTAGTGAACTCGTTGGTGTTCGTGTGTGCGACAAGGTTCTTGCCGCAGTGCGACTCTAGCAGCACGTATGGATCCGCGCTTAGTGGAGTGGCTTTCCGATGCCGGAAACGCACCTTATATGTGGTTACTATCTTGGCTAGGTACGTATGGAAGAAGATCACACACGCTGTTTTCAACGGCAGCCACGGTGGGGACCAGGTGGTGTGGCTGAAGCTGTACAAATGGCTTGAGTTGTTATACCGTGGCTGTGATGTTAGCAACTTCCTGAGGTTTTTGACAGCGGATGGCGCCGATACAAGATCGTTCTTGTCGCCCTTGTACCGGGTGTTTAATGTTTATTCGACGCGATTGGTAGGCGATGGCCCTGCAGGTATCTCCGATTTCTATTCAAACTCAGTATTTGCTGGGTTGGAATTCCAGAACAGGCAATTGTTATGGAATGCGCTACTGGAACTCTTCTCGAAAACATTGCTTACGAAAAGAGGACTTTTGCCCTTTGCCAGGAGGCCGCCAAGGCCTCGTTCTGGTGCCACATTCAAGACGGTCTGCCCCCATTGCGAGAGTTTCCCGACCAACCCCTACCAGATTGCTTGTTGCCGCGCAAACTACTGTTATGTATGCGTTGTTAAGGCGCTAGAATGGTCTATGTGTGATGCCTGCGGTGCCTCTGGGGCGTTAACTGCTAAGTCAGTGTACTAG
- the NUC1 gene encoding ribonuclease (similar to Saccharomyces cerevisiae NUC1 (YJL208C); ancestral locus Anc_1.126) produces the protein MSRRILLSGLVGLSAGTGLTYLLLKERSPAQVVKSQYPNTQTPNNKIQPHSFNVDPSGFFKYGFPGPIHDLQNREEFISCYNRQTQNPYWVLEHITPESLAARNADRKNSFFKEDEVIPEKFRGKLSDYFRSGYDRGHQAPAADAKFSQQAMNDTFYLSNMCPQVGEGFNRDYWAHLEYFCRGLTKKYQSVRIITGPLYLPKKDPVDNKFRVSYEIIGNPPSIAVPTHFFKLIVAEAPETNPAREDIAVAAFVLPNEPISNETKLTDFEVPIDALERSTGLELLQKVPPSKKKALCKEVNCQIVVRDFSNAAIKQSKELKLLPPPKRS, from the coding sequence ATGAGTAGAAGGATACTTTTGTCTGGTTTGGTAGGATTAAGTGCTGGTACTGGCTTAACCTATCTTCTTCTAAAAGAACGCTCTCCAGCACAAGTCGTTAAATCACAATACCCAAATACTCAAACGCCtaacaataaaattcaACCTCACTCCTTCAATGTTGACCCCTCTGGATTCTTCAAGTATGGGTTTCCTGGCCCCATTCATGATCTGCAGAACCGCGAAGAATTTATTTCATGTTATAACCGACAAACGCAAAATCCCTATTGGGTCCTAGAACATATAACACCAGAATCATTAGCTGCAAGAAACGCCGACAGaaagaattcttttttcaaggaagatgaagttattcctgaaaaatttagagGTAAATTAAGCGATTATTTTAGGTCCGGCTATGATCGTGGCCATCAAGCCCCCGCTGCTGATGCAAAATTCTCTCAGCAGGCAATGAATGACACATTTTACTTATCCAATATGTGTCCTCAAGTGGGAGAAGGCTTCAATAGAGATTATTGGGCTCATTTGGAATATTTTTGTCGGGGGTTGACTAAGAAATATCAAAGTGTAAGAATTATTACTGGTCCATTGTATCTACCTAAAAAAGATCCCGTTGATAATAAGTTCAGGGTTAGCTATGAAATAATTGGTAACCCCCCTAGTATTGCTGTTCCAacacattttttcaaattgattGTTGCCGAAGCACCAGAAACTAATCCTGCTAGAGAGGATATTGCTGTCGCGGCATTTGTATTGCCGAATGAACCAATATCCAATGAAACGAAGTTGACTGATTTTGAAGTTCCCATAGATGCTTTAGAAAGAAGTACTGGGTTAGAACTCCTGCAAAAAGTACCACCGTCTAAGAAAAAGGCATTATGCAAAGAGGTAAATTGTCAAATCGTGGTGAGAGACTTTTCTAACGCAGCGATCAAACAAtccaaagaattgaaattatTACCTCCTCCaaaaagaagttga
- the CBP1 gene encoding Cbp1p (similar to Saccharomyces cerevisiae CBP1 (YJL209W); ancestral locus Anc_1.125) — protein MFLPRLVRYRTERFIMMPTRTFRRISHNSRDPIRKQVLTLISTNATLTDDDKLKIRQYWSDMADYKKLRNQRNSVLENSILHEIKTEEFVKFIIQTKNSSTTRGLYRRECLYQCKENMDLVNQVVSQVSSARKQGPLTTQLDTMRWCIDDAISTGDIVMAADLFLLYYRLFIDDKKLDEQYARKIVSALAYPNPLHDHVHLVKYLQLNSLSERITGNGIKLTRFQLETLSDKALGLSNEAPQLCKAILSKLMNVNYFSSKELKLRDDQVLLAYKSIDENYKRGNVASVYLIWNKIKEHYVSVSAHDSRIIYKVFKICTHNRAYRSICNEMFWKLTPEYYCNNPLMLPAIIDFITKQDSLTTAKELMQNINKYTLPENHHIVWLNKRCLSSLLRMHLKFNDSNGVDKVLKQITTNFRTLSQENYQAIIIHLFKTQKLDHIAKAIKLLDIIPPKQAMLAYASIINELVDWKLASKVKFTENLMDLINELLMKAHDFDPDHNCSLWNVVTALYIKKLCHYKKQNNKFVASQEENIDLAKLLYINASKRGKTCWTKSNSNPFIVSSPSDIKLKINNQNRFVILRNIALSALQIERIDIFLWACAELYQNGMTIDELKLDWNFILKHQLRNSEFKTSIEIIQDIKKHGVSAIKRYLR, from the coding sequence ATGTTTTTACCTCGTCTCGTTCGGTACAGGACCGAGAGGTTTATAATGATGCCTACCAGGACATTCCGACGAATCAGCCATAACAGCAGGGATCCGATTCGTAAACAGGTCCTGACACTTATCAGCACCAATGCAACTTTAACTGATGACGACAAGCTGAAGATACGGCAATATTGGTCTGATATGGCTGACTATAAGAAGCTtcgaaatcaaagaaatagcGTCTTGGAAAACTCTATACTGCATGAGATTAAAACTGAGGAATTTGTCAAGTTCATTATCCAAACTAAGAACTCATCTACTACAAGAGGACTGTATAGAAGAGAATGTCTATATCAATGCAAGGAGAACATGGACCTGGTTAATCAAGTCGTCTCTCAAGTCTCATCGGCAAGAAAACAAGGACCCTTAACTACGCAATTGGATACTATGCGCTGGTGTATTGATGACGCCATTAGCACGGGAGACATAGTCATGGCCGCAGATCTCTTCCTGCTGTACTACCGCTTATTTATAGATGACAAAAAACTAGATGAGCAATACGCGAGGAAAATCGTATCAGCGTTGGCGTATCCGAACCCATTGCATGATCATGTTCATTTAGTCAAATATTTACAATTGAACTCTCTATCCGAAAGGATAACTGGGAACGGTATCAAATTGACCAGATTTCAATTGGAAACTCTTTCCGATAAGGCACTTGGCTTGAGCAATGAAGCTCCGCAGCTATGCAAGGCCATACTGAGCAAGCTGATGAACGTAAACTATTTTTCAAGTAAGGAGCTAAAGCTTAGAGATGATCAAGTGCTACTTGCGTACAAGtctattgatgaaaattatAAAAGGGGAAATGTGGCGAGTGTATATCTTATCTGGaacaaaattaaagagCACTATGTTTCCGTTTCTGCACATGACTCCAGAATTATTTATAAAGTCTTCAAGATTTGTACCCATAATAGAGCCTATAGATCTATATGTAACGAAATGTTTTGGAAATTGACACCGGAGTATTATTGTAATAATCCATTGATGCTACCTGCAATCATTGACTTCATCACCAAGCAAGACTCTTTGACAACCGCCAAGGAACTCATGCAAAACATTAATAAGTATACCTTGCCCGAAAACCATCATATTGTTTGGTTGAACAAGAGATGTCTCTCTTCATTGCTAAGGATGCATCTGAAATTCAACGATTCCAATGGTGTGGACAAGGTTTTGAAGCAAATAACAACGAACTTCAGAACACTTTCAcaagaaaattatcaagCGATAATTATTCACCTCTTCAAAACACAAAAACTCGACCATATCGCCAAGGCAATCAAACTGCTCGATATCATACCACCAAAACAAGCGATGTTGGCCTATGCATCAATTATCAACGAACTGGTTGATTGGAAGCTGGCTTCAAAGGTCAAATTCACTGAAAATTTGATGGATCTTATAAATGAACTACTCATGAAAGCACATGATTTTGACCCTGATCATAACTGTTCTCTTTGGAATGTTGTTACCGCTTTATATATCAAGAAACTTTGTCATTATAAAAAGCAGAATAATAAGTTTGTTGCTAGCCAAGAAGAGAATATTGATTTGGCAAAACTGCTATACATAAATGCCTCAAAAAGAGGCAAAACATGTTGGACAAAATCGAACAGTAATCCATTTATTGTTTCTTCCCCGAGCGATatcaaattaaaaataaacaatcaAAACAGGTTTGTCATTCTGAGGAATATCGCATTGAGCGCCCTTCAGATAGAAAGAATAGATATTTTCCTTTGGGCATGCGCGGAACTCTATCAGAACGGTATGACaattgatgaattgaaattGGACTGGAACTTCATCTTAAAACATCAACTTAGAAATTCAGAATTTAAAACAAGTATAGAAATCATACAAGATATTAAAAAGCATGGCGTCTCGGCCATTAAACGTTACTTAAGATAA